In one window of Chryseobacterium phocaeense DNA:
- the kbl gene encoding glycine C-acetyltransferase, which yields MISEKYLQHLQNELQNIENDGLYKRERIITSQQSAEIEANGKKLLNFCANNYLGLSNNPEVMKASQDMIASHGYGMSSVRFICGTQDIHKQLEKKIADFLGLEDTILYAACFDANGGVFEPLFTEEDAIISDELNHASIIDGIRLCKSARYRYKNNNMADLEAQLIAASEKNHRFKIIVTDGVFSMDGIVADLKGVCDLADKYDALVMVDDSHATGFIGKTGRGTHEANEVMGRVDIITSTLGKALGGALGGFTSGKKEIIDLLRQRSRPYLFSNSLAPGIVGAALKVLDMISDDTSLRDQVMENAAYFRTEMVAKGFDIPEGDAAIVPVMLYDAPLAQKMAEKLMDEGIYVIGFFYPVVPKGKARIRVQLSAAHTRAHLDKAIAAFEKVGKELGVIS from the coding sequence ATGATCTCTGAAAAATATCTTCAACATTTACAGAACGAACTGCAAAACATTGAGAATGACGGTCTTTACAAAAGAGAAAGAATCATCACTTCCCAGCAGAGTGCGGAAATTGAAGCGAACGGAAAAAAGCTTTTGAACTTTTGTGCGAATAATTATCTGGGCTTATCCAACAATCCGGAGGTGATGAAAGCTTCTCAGGATATGATAGCGTCCCACGGTTATGGAATGTCTTCCGTACGTTTTATCTGTGGAACTCAGGATATTCACAAGCAGCTGGAGAAAAAGATTGCAGATTTCCTGGGTCTTGAGGACACCATTCTTTATGCGGCATGTTTTGATGCTAACGGAGGTGTTTTCGAGCCGTTGTTTACAGAAGAAGATGCTATTATTTCAGATGAATTAAACCATGCTTCTATTATTGATGGTATACGTTTATGTAAATCAGCAAGATACCGTTATAAAAATAATAATATGGCTGATCTGGAAGCCCAGCTGATTGCAGCTTCCGAAAAGAATCACCGTTTCAAGATCATCGTTACAGACGGGGTTTTCTCTATGGACGGTATTGTGGCTGACCTGAAGGGCGTTTGCGACCTGGCAGATAAATATGATGCTTTAGTAATGGTTGATGATTCGCATGCTACAGGATTCATCGGGAAAACAGGACGTGGTACCCATGAAGCCAATGAAGTGATGGGAAGAGTAGATATTATCACTTCTACATTAGGGAAAGCTTTAGGCGGTGCTTTGGGTGGATTTACTTCCGGTAAAAAAGAGATCATCGATTTGCTGAGACAGCGTTCCCGTCCATATTTATTCTCCAATTCACTGGCTCCTGGTATCGTAGGTGCTGCTCTGAAAGTTTTGGATATGATTTCTGATGATACTTCACTTCGTGATCAGGTGATGGAAAATGCAGCTTATTTCAGAACAGAAATGGTGGCTAAAGGATTTGATATTCCTGAAGGCGATGCAGCCATTGTTCCGGTGATGCTGTACGATGCACCTCTTGCTCAGAAAATGGCTGAAAAGCTTATGGATGAAGGGATTTACGTGATCGGATTCTTCTATCCGGTAGTTCCGAAAGGAAAAGCAAGAATCAGGGTACAGCTTTCCGCTGCCCATACAAGAGCCCATCTTGACAAAGCGATTGCCGCTTTTGAAAAAGTTGGAAAAGAGCTTGGTGTTATTTCTTAA
- a CDS encoding M1 family aminopeptidase — translation MKTLYLLILSCLLSQVVYSQHGHDHNIEKKGLRAMEMKSFAKKMTTYNVNNNTLNYDLQYQRMDVSIDPAVKNISGSVTSHFKPNQSMSSIYFDLANVLTVSEVKYHGNNLTFQQLATKEIKIDFPASLPANTLDSLTITYSGVPPSGNGSFFNGNQGGTSVLSTLSQPYGAQDWFPTKQSLNDKIERFDLKITTPSQYNVASNGKLMSETILPGSKKLTFWRTAYPTAAYLIALSITNFTKINSTIGNPPFPFVNYVFPSTNANATKMANIEWTKQIMTTFENYFGPYPFRNEKYGHMEFTWGGGMEHQTMSSMGGWSRDLIAHELAHQWFGDKITCATWNDIWLNEGFATFGEHLANEKLLMTNAQFMNYLIDEKDYITSSPGGSTYVSDAELSSSNRIFSGRLSYSKGGYIVRMIKWILGDDAFYQAVKDYHARPALAYGYASTADFKASFLQSSGKDLTEFFNDWLYGQGYPTYTIKWRQTGNQILFKAGQTQSSSSVSFFEMPLPIKVNGTGGQTAYFVLNHTSNNQGFLENVSFPVASVQFNYEHQILEKNSTVVQDNTLSVSSVEKEDFALYPNPAKNELFLKGIDRSVEYSIHAADGKLIRKDTYRPGKSIGIAELVPGSYIITVQEKNIKFLKH, via the coding sequence ATGAAAACACTTTACCTTCTGATTCTGAGCTGTTTGCTTTCACAGGTTGTATACAGCCAGCACGGACATGATCACAATATTGAAAAAAAAGGCCTGAGAGCAATGGAAATGAAATCCTTTGCAAAAAAAATGACCACTTACAACGTAAATAACAATACTTTAAATTACGATCTTCAGTACCAGAGAATGGATGTTTCGATTGACCCTGCCGTTAAAAATATTTCCGGTTCTGTGACTTCACACTTTAAGCCGAACCAGAGTATGAGCAGTATTTATTTTGACCTGGCGAATGTACTGACCGTTTCAGAGGTTAAATATCATGGAAATAACCTTACCTTTCAGCAGCTGGCTACAAAAGAAATAAAAATAGATTTTCCGGCATCTCTTCCCGCCAATACGTTGGATTCACTCACCATTACTTATTCAGGAGTCCCACCTTCTGGTAACGGATCTTTTTTCAATGGTAATCAGGGAGGAACATCCGTGCTTTCTACACTAAGTCAGCCTTATGGAGCACAGGACTGGTTTCCGACCAAGCAAAGCCTTAACGATAAAATAGAACGGTTTGATTTAAAGATAACGACACCATCCCAATATAATGTCGCTTCCAATGGGAAACTCATGTCTGAAACCATACTTCCGGGATCGAAAAAACTGACTTTCTGGAGAACAGCTTATCCTACTGCTGCCTACCTGATTGCGCTTTCTATTACTAATTTTACGAAGATCAACAGTACGATCGGTAACCCGCCGTTTCCGTTTGTGAATTATGTATTTCCGTCTACCAATGCCAACGCAACAAAGATGGCAAATATTGAATGGACGAAACAGATTATGACGACCTTCGAAAACTATTTCGGACCTTATCCTTTCCGTAATGAAAAATACGGTCATATGGAATTCACATGGGGTGGAGGAATGGAGCATCAGACCATGTCTTCCATGGGAGGCTGGTCCAGGGATCTTATTGCCCATGAGCTTGCCCACCAATGGTTTGGAGATAAAATAACATGTGCTACATGGAATGATATCTGGCTGAATGAGGGTTTTGCAACATTCGGAGAACACCTGGCCAATGAAAAACTCCTGATGACCAATGCACAGTTTATGAACTATCTTATAGACGAAAAAGATTATATTACCAGCAGCCCGGGAGGTAGCACATACGTTTCAGATGCAGAACTGTCCAGTTCAAACAGGATTTTCAGCGGCAGGCTTTCCTATTCAAAAGGAGGATATATTGTAAGAATGATTAAATGGATTTTGGGCGATGATGCTTTCTATCAGGCGGTGAAAGACTATCATGCAAGACCGGCTCTCGCTTACGGGTATGCAAGCACGGCAGATTTTAAAGCCTCGTTTCTTCAGTCCAGCGGAAAAGATCTTACAGAGTTTTTCAATGACTGGCTATACGGGCAGGGCTATCCTACCTATACAATCAAATGGAGACAGACGGGCAACCAGATTCTTTTTAAAGCCGGACAGACCCAGAGCAGCTCTTCAGTAAGCTTTTTTGAAATGCCTCTACCCATCAAAGTGAATGGAACAGGTGGGCAAACCGCTTATTTTGTGCTGAATCATACTTCTAATAATCAAGGATTCCTCGAAAATGTTTCGTTTCCTGTGGCCAGTGTTCAGTTCAATTATGAGCACCAGATTCTGGAGAAAAATTCTACCGTAGTTCAGGATAATACATTAAGTGTTTCATCCGTAGAAAAAGAAGACTTTGCATTATATCCGAATCCTGCAAAAAATGAACTGTTTTTAAAAGGAATAGACAGATCTGTTGAGTATTCCATTCATGCCGCAGACGGTAAGCTGATCAGAAAAGATACTTACCGGCCTGGAAAATCAATAGGAATTGCAGAATTGGTTCCGGGAAGCTACATCATTACGGTTCAGGAAAAAAATATAAAGTTTTTAAAACATTAA
- a CDS encoding ABC transporter permease, with amino-acid sequence MIAILKKELWSYFGNWSAWVIIGAFSLITALFLFFFENDSNIFDIGMASLQSYFVLVPWLLMFIIPALSMKTFAEEQQTGTLNWLFSQPLKVSELVTGKFFSVWIVGVLCLIPSLIYLYTIYVLGVPAGNLDFGMTFGSYIGLIILIAAFSGVGILASSLSQNQIMAYLLGVFMCFIMYFGIEQLASYKLLGGADFILQNIGFYQHFLGFTRGLIDFKDVAYFILIIGATLLLSNHFITKKK; translated from the coding sequence ATGATTGCAATTTTAAAAAAGGAACTTTGGAGTTACTTTGGAAACTGGAGCGCATGGGTAATTATCGGTGCATTCAGTCTTATCACAGCTCTTTTCCTGTTTTTTTTCGAGAATGATTCCAATATTTTCGATATCGGGATGGCTTCTCTGCAGAGCTATTTCGTTCTCGTTCCATGGCTCCTGATGTTTATCATTCCTGCCCTTTCTATGAAAACTTTTGCAGAAGAACAGCAGACGGGAACCCTGAACTGGCTTTTTTCACAACCTTTAAAAGTATCAGAACTGGTGACCGGGAAGTTTTTTTCCGTGTGGATCGTTGGCGTTTTATGTCTTATTCCATCACTGATTTACCTTTATACCATCTATGTTCTTGGCGTTCCTGCCGGAAATTTGGATTTTGGGATGACGTTTGGAAGCTATATCGGATTGATTATACTGATTGCAGCATTTTCAGGAGTGGGAATTTTAGCCTCCTCACTGTCGCAGAACCAGATCATGGCTTATCTGCTGGGCGTTTTCATGTGTTTTATTATGTACTTCGGGATAGAGCAGCTGGCCAGCTATAAACTGCTGGGCGGAGCAGACTTTATTCTTCAGAATATAGGATTTTATCAGCATTTTCTTGGATTTACGAGGGGCCTTATCGATTTTAAGGATGTAGCTTATTTTATCCTGATCATTGGAGCAACATTGCTGTTGTCTAACCATTTTATCACTAAAAAGAAGTAG
- a CDS encoding cupin-like domain-containing protein, with the protein MRLTAIKRINRISSQDFIKDHMKPRFPVIMENFIDRESPAFKKWNYEYFRRIAGNHKVNIYGSELESLDKVASSPVGQTTFSEYLDLISTRPTEHRLFLFNLLNIRPELKDDLIYNDVTNGKILKWLPFMFFGGEGSVTRNHIDIDMSHVFLTQFRGTKRIWLFPWEQSDLMYKLPYNFHNLPDIKEPDYREFPALLYLEGYEAVLQPGETLYIPSGCWHYIQYETEGYSVSTRALPSSLLEKWRGFKNMIVIRNFDNLMRKILKEKWFRYKVKTARKRAARAVRNQKSFLI; encoded by the coding sequence ATGAGACTGACAGCGATAAAAAGAATCAACCGGATAAGCTCCCAGGACTTTATTAAAGACCATATGAAACCCCGTTTTCCGGTTATTATGGAAAATTTTATCGACCGTGAAAGTCCTGCATTTAAAAAGTGGAATTATGAGTATTTCAGGAGAATAGCAGGAAATCATAAGGTTAATATTTACGGAAGCGAACTGGAATCTCTGGATAAGGTGGCAAGCAGCCCTGTCGGGCAGACTACATTTTCAGAATACCTTGATCTGATCAGCACCAGACCTACGGAACACAGACTTTTTCTGTTTAACCTTCTTAACATCAGGCCGGAACTTAAAGATGATCTGATATACAATGATGTAACCAATGGTAAAATCCTGAAATGGCTGCCTTTTATGTTCTTCGGCGGCGAAGGTTCCGTTACCCGAAACCATATTGATATTGACATGTCCCACGTTTTTCTGACCCAGTTTCGAGGCACCAAAAGGATCTGGCTTTTCCCCTGGGAACAGTCGGATCTTATGTACAAACTGCCTTATAACTTTCACAATCTGCCGGATATTAAAGAGCCTGACTACAGGGAATTTCCTGCCCTGCTCTATCTCGAGGGTTACGAAGCAGTTCTGCAGCCTGGCGAAACCCTGTACATCCCTTCAGGCTGCTGGCATTACATCCAGTATGAGACTGAAGGGTATTCTGTTTCCACAAGAGCTCTGCCTTCCAGTCTTCTGGAAAAGTGGCGTGGATTTAAAAATATGATTGTCATCCGGAATTTTGACAATTTGATGCGGAAAATTTTAAAGGAAAAATGGTTCCGGTATAAAGTGAAAACAGCGAGGAAAAGAGCTGCCAGAGCTGTGAGAAATCAGAAAAGCTTTCTGATATAA
- a CDS encoding CopD family protein, producing the protein MLYTIIKALHIIFMVSYFAGIFYLVRIFVYYKDTDEFAEEKKKILREQYTFMARRLWNIITVPAGVIMAVCGIVMIFLNTGLMKMPWFHLKLTFLIGLAVYHYWCWKKVLKLKELNGGTIETPNIKLRQANEIATFILFLVVFTVILKSLVIEYWWQLIAGFFVLVFLIMMTVKLVNKKKKNK; encoded by the coding sequence ATGCTTTACACAATAATCAAAGCACTGCATATTATCTTTATGGTAAGCTATTTTGCGGGTATTTTTTATCTCGTGAGAATTTTCGTTTACTACAAGGATACCGATGAATTTGCAGAAGAGAAAAAGAAAATCCTTAGAGAACAGTACACGTTCATGGCGAGAAGGCTGTGGAATATTATTACGGTTCCTGCGGGCGTTATTATGGCTGTCTGTGGAATTGTCATGATTTTTCTGAATACCGGGCTGATGAAAATGCCGTGGTTTCATTTAAAACTGACCTTTCTGATCGGTCTTGCAGTCTACCATTACTGGTGCTGGAAAAAAGTCCTGAAACTGAAAGAACTGAACGGAGGAACCATAGAAACACCCAATATCAAGCTGAGACAGGCCAATGAAATAGCAACATTTATTCTGTTCCTGGTGGTGTTTACCGTGATCCTGAAATCGTTAGTAATTGAGTACTGGTGGCAATTAATCGCCGGATTTTTCGTTCTTGTATTTCTGATCATGATGACCGTAAAACTCGTTAATAAAAAAAAGAAAAACAAATAA